The Humulus lupulus chromosome 4, drHumLupu1.1, whole genome shotgun sequence genome has a window encoding:
- the LOC133831232 gene encoding aspartic proteinase 36 encodes MPPAFRFPILVSASAVLVSLSVVYCAFPASFLQLERAFPPTHHVELSALRARDGVRHGRRVLQGGGGGVVDFPVVGSSDPYLVGLYFTKVKLGSPPTEFNVQIDTGSDILWVTCNSCNDCPQTSGLGIKLNFFDTTTSSTARMIGCSDPMCTSAIQTSSTQCSAENQCVYSFQYGDGSGTSGHYVTDALYFDMILGQSLIVNSSAPIVFGCSTYQSGDLTKTDKAVDGIFGFGQGEFSVISQLSSRAITPKVFSHCLKGDGNGGGILVLGEILEPSIVYSPLVPSQPHYNLDLQSIAVNGQILSIDPAVFSTSSNGGTIVDSGTTLAYLVEEAYNPFVSTVTNYVSQSVTPIISKGNQCYIVPTSISDIFPPVSLNFAGGASMVLKPEEYLMRQGLVGSAALWCIGFQKVQSGGITILGDLVLKDKIFVYDLAHQRIGWANYDCSMSVNVSVTTSKDEYINAGQMSSTSNSLREMLFKMLSAIFVALLLLHPMVAPIL; translated from the exons ATGCCGCCGGCCTTTCGTTTTCCGATCTTGGTCTCGGCCTCAGCCGTGCTCGTTTCGCTTTCCGTCGTCTACTGTGCCTTCCCTGCCAGTTTTCTCCAACTGGAGAGGGCTTTCCCACCCACTCACCATGTTGAGCTTAGCGCGCTCAGAGCTCGGGACGGCGTTAGGCATGGTAGAAGAGTCTTGCAAGGTGGAGGCGGTGGCGTTGTCGACTTCCCTGTCGTTGGTTCCTCCGATCCATACCTCGTCGG GCTTTATTTCACAAAGGTGAAATTAGGCTCTCCTCCAACAGAGTTTAACGTGCAGATTGATACTGGAAGTGACATCTTGTGGGTTACCTGTAACTCCTGCAATGATTGCCCCCAGACTAGTGGACTCGGA ATTAAGCTGAATTTCTTTGACACTACTACTTCATCAACTGCTAGGATGATTGGTTGCTCAGACCCAATGTGCACTTCTGCAATTCAAACCTCATCAACACAATGTTCTGCTGAAAACCAGTGTGTTTACTCGTTTCAATATGGAGATGGAAGTGGCACATCAGGTCATTATGTGACTGATGCGCTGTATTTCGACATGATTCTGGGCCAATCGTTAATAGTTAACTCCTCTGCTCCCATTGTTTTTGG GTGTAGTACCTATCAATCTGGTGACCTGACTAAGACAGATAAAGCTGTTGATGGGATTTTTGGTTTTGGCCAAGGGGAATTCTCTGTGATATCTCAGTTGTCATCTCGAGCTATAACTCCCAAAGTGTTCTCACATTGTTTAAAGGGAGATGGCAATGGAGGGGGTATATTGGTTCTTGGTGAGATTCTGGAGCCAAGCATAGTTTATAGTCCTCTTGTCCCATCCCA GCCTCATTACAATTTGGATCTACAGAGCATAGCTGTTAATGGACAAATCTTGTCAATTGATCCAGCAGTATTTTCCACATCAAGCAATGGGGGGACTATTGTTGATTCTGGAACAACCTTGGCATACCTTGTTGAGGAAGCATATAATCCTTTCGTCAGCACT GTAACAAATTATGTTTCACAATCTGTGACTCCCATTATCTCAAAAGGAAACCAGTGCTATATAGTTCCTACCAG TATAAGTGACATATTTCCTCCAGTAAGCCTAAATTTTGCGGGTGGTGCATCGATGGTGTTAAAACCCGAAGAATACCTTATGCGTCAAGGTCTCGTG GGTTCTGCTGCATTGTGGTGCATTGGTTTTCAGAAAGTTCAGAGTGGTGGCATAACAATTTTAGGAG ATCTAGTTCTAAAAGATAAGATATTTGTGTATGATTTAGCTCATCAACGGATTGGATGGGCTAACTACGATT GTTCGATGTCAGTAAATGTTTCTGTAACCACTAGCAAGGATGAATACATCAATGCGGGGCAGATGAGCAGCACGAGCAACTCATTAAGAGAAATGCTCTTCAAGATGCTCTCAGCAATCTTTGTTGCTCTCTTGCTGCTGCACCCCATGGTAGCTCCAATTTTGTAA
- the LOC133829417 gene encoding polyadenylate-binding protein 7 — MALATVVTTPPIALYVGDLWPEANEEHLTEIFKDFQSLASVRVCRDSLTGRSLCYGYINFLNAKDALHAIAAKNHSLLNGKQIRVMWANRDPDARKSGKGNVFVKNLCESIDNMGLQDLFKNFGYILSCKVAKDDGGRSRGYGFVQFDNEDSAVAAIQRLNGTAVGDKEIFVTKFLGKYERMKTSNAKFTNVYVKNLDSSVNEELLREKFSEFGNINSLAIAKNESGMPRGFGFVSYDNPDDAKRAVEAMNGSELGSQVLYVGRAQKMVERKQILRHEYEEKRKELIMKYKNSNVYVKNIDDDVTEEELKEHFSQCGTITSGTLMMDDKGVSKGFGFVCFSTPEEAYKAVNTFHGVMFHRKPLYVSIAQRKEDRQAQLQLHHVQRMSGLSVPSSPAAPGGYSPFYYSAPAGVVPQVPSRPGLLYPSLGVRPDWRFNGFATPTRPPFQLPSQPPQPLPMPNACRHYRPSRGRMNGHILPSMSHLQQQPMMYPKDLTNQQRNGQTKYLPNGRLREINRGSSGFSSHHHHQGLETLSSMLSAASPQNQKRMLGDRLFPLVSKYQPELASKITGMLLDMDNAELLLLLESPDSLLTKVNEAVEVLNRVSNSNSNKTQDALRPINLSAEVAVN, encoded by the exons ATGGCGTTAGCTACGGTCGTCACCACCCCTCCGATTGCGTTGTACGTCGGAGATCTTTGGCCGGAAGCGAACGAAGAGCACCTGACGGAGATTTTTAAAGATTTCCAGAGCCTGGCCTCTGTTCGAGTCTGTAGGGACTCTCTGACTGGCCGCTCTCTCTGCTATGGCTACATCAACTTTCTGAACGCCAAAGATG CACTTCACGCTATTGCAGCGAAAAATCACAGCTTACTGAATGGGAAACAGATCAGAGTTATGTGGGCAAATCGTGATCCCGATGCAAGAAAAAGTGGGAAGGGGAATGTGTTTGTGAAG AACTTGTGTGAGTCCATTGATAACATGGGCCTTCAAGACTTGTTTAAGAATTTTGGATACATTTTAAGCTGTAAAGTGGCCAAGGATGATGGTGGAAGAAGCAGAGGATAtggctttgttcaatttgataaTGAGGACTCTGCAGTTGCTGCTATTCAGAGGCTAAATGGAACCGCTGTTGGCGATAAGGAAAT ATTTGTAACAAAGTTTCTTGGGAAGTATGAAAGAATGAAGACCAGTAATGCTAAATTTACAAATGTGTACGTAAAAAACTTGGATTCATCTGTTAATGAAGAGCTTCTGAGAGAAAAATTCTCAGAGTTTGGAAATATTAATAGCTTGGCTATTGCAAAGAATGAGAGTGGGATGCCCAGAGGCTTTGGCTTTGTGAGTTACGATAACCCTGATGATGCTAAACGGGCGGTAGAAGCCATGAATGGCTCAGAACTAG GCTCCCAGGTTCTGTATGTTGGAAGGGCACAGAAGATGGTGGAGCGCAAGCAAATTCTGCGCCATGAATACGAGGAAAAACGCAAAGAGTTAATCATGAAGTACAAG AACTCTAACGTGTACGTAAAGAATATCGATGATGATGTGACTGAGGAAGAGCTGAAAGAACACTTCAGTCAGTGCGGTACTATAACATCTGGAACATTAATGATGGATGACAAAGGAGTTAGTAAGGGTTTCGGATTTGTTTGCTTCTCTACCCCTGAAGAGGCCTACAAAGCTGTTAATACTTTCCATG GAGTAATGTTTCATCGGAAACCATTATACGTGTCTATTGCTCAGAGAAAGGAGGATAGACAAGCCCAGCTACAGCTTCACCATGTACAGCGAATGTCAGGACTTTCTGTGCCTTCATCTCCTGCTGCTCCCGGAGGGTATTCTCCTTTCTACTACTCAGCTCCTGCTGGTGTCGTTCCACAAGTGCCGTCTAGGCCAGGATTACTATATCCATCTTTAGGCGTGAGACCAGATTGGAGGTTTAATGGTTTTGCTACCCCAACCAGACCCCCCTTCCAGCTACCATCACAACCCCCACAGCCGCTTCCT ATGCCAAATGCTTGTAGACATTACAGGCCAAGTAGGGGCAGGATGAATGGACATATTCTTCCGAGTATGTCACACTTGCAGCAACAGCCAATGATGTATCCAAAAGATTTAACCAATCAGCAG CGTAACGGGCAAACTAAATATTTGCCAAATGGGCGTCTACGAGAGATCAACAGAGGATCATCTGGATTCTcatctcatcatcatcatcaaggGCTAGAAACACTGAGCAGCATGCTCTCTGCTGCATCTCCTCAGAATCAGAAGCGTATGCTTGGAGATCGTCTCTTTCCTCTGGTCAGCAAATATCAG CCCGAGCTGGCATCGAAAATCACTGGAATGCTTCTGGACATGGACAACGCAGAGCTGCTGCTATTGTTGGAGTCACCAGACTCATTGCTTACCAAAGTGAACGAAGCTGTGGAGGTTCTTAATAGGGTGTCTAACTCCAACTCTAACAAGACCCAAGATGCCCTCCGTCCCATTAACTTGTCCGCTGAGGTTGCAGTGAATTGA